In Nostoc piscinale CENA21, the genomic stretch GTCATTACTGATTCTTCAGAATTTCTTAAGAACACTAATAATTTTCTAGATGCTTCGATTCTTGAAGCAAAAAGTCGTATTGCAGAATTAGAAAAATCTGAAGGTGCAACAGTAGAATCAAGTTTTCAAGAAATTTGTGAGGGGTTAGCCAACTTACGGAATCTAATGAATGAAATTAAGGGGGATACAAAATGCTCTTAGAAAAATCACAGGAACTAATAGAGTTATCTCAACGTAAAAAATCTCTGCAAAATTTTGCAGCTAATCTTCAAATTATTCAAACTAGGCAAAAGCAAATAACTGAGGCTGTTGTAACCATTCAGCCACTTGTGGAAGCATTAAAAGCTTTTCGCCAAAAGGGTATTAACAATATTGATTTAACTCATAAAGCAGAGTCAGTATTAAATTTCATTCTCAATGCTGAGGATAATTTACAAAAAAAATTCTGATTGGATTCTTGATAATAAAAATTTTAAAGGTAGCTTTTTAAAGTCAAATATAGATAGTCTAAAAACTACGCTAGAACAGCAACTGAGCGAAGCATGGAAAAGCTACCGCGACCAACAAATGCCTAGCACTAAGAATGAAATACTCAATTTACTAGCTAAAGTAGAAGCTTTTAAACATACAGTTCTGCAAATTCAGATTATAGATGGAGAAATAAAAAACGTTACTTATCCCAAAAATAATGCTGAATTTGCGATATATGAACGTAAAATTGAACAATTAAAATATTATTGGAATACTCTCAGTTCTGATGAAGTCCCGGAAGCGGTATTGCATTTCCTGCGAGCAGCAGCCAATCAAGGAGCGCCTTTAAATCTTTTAACTCCAGAAGTTCAAGATTGGATTAATCAACATGGTATTTCTGATTCTTTAAAAATTCGCTTGATTTAAGAGAAGGTAGGGGCAGAGTAAGGGTGACTACTAATTGGGATAAAATAATTAGAGAGTTTTTAGATAATTTGGAACGCCAAGAAGTCCAACTTTTGACGTGGGGAATCGTTGATGGTGGATTTTCTGAAAATGAAATTGTAGAACTTGCGGAAGATTTTCTAAATACTTGCGAAATTGATGAGGATGTTTGGGCTTTTTTAGACCAAATCCTTGAACGGAAATTGTTGTTTGAATTGAATCTTAGAGGCGATCGCCTTTTCCGCACCCGGATGGCGGAAGCAGTGAGATTATTTGCTCGTCTTCGCCAACTGTTCCCGAATAATAATTGGCAAACATCTCCTACCTTAGTTGCTGATTATCGCTTACAAATCCGTCCGAGAATTTATCCTAACAGGTATATTACGCCAGAAGCAGTAATTCAGCAGTTGGCAGCAGACAAACTGCTAACTCCCTTACAGCAGAAAGCGGTTACAGCAATACTATGTTCTCGCGATCGCGGTGAAGTTCAACTTGCAGACTTCCAGCTACGCGCTACAAGGCGGATGTTGCAGGATTTAAACAGCACAAAAAAGTCGTGGGATGATTGTCTGTGCTGGGACAGGAACCGGAAAGACTTTATCTTTTTACTTACCTGCGCTGGCGCATATTGCAGCTTTGTTGAAAAAGGATGAGTATTGGAGTAAGGGACTAGCAATTTATCCCCGTAACGAACTCCTCAAAGACCAATTTTCTGAAACCTATCAAGAAGCACGTCGTCTCGATGCTGTCCTCAAGGCAGAAGGTAAGCGTAAAATTCTCATTGGTGCATTTTTTGGCTTAACTCCCAGAAGCGCAACTTTAGATCGGGTACAAGATAAATGGGAAGCTGAAAGTGGTGGCTTTACTTGTCCTTACCTGCGGTGTCCCAGATGTGAAGGTGCGCTATCTTGGCGACGGGCTGATGTGGAAGCGGGTAGAGAAAAACTTTCTTGTCTCAACCCATCCTGCGGTGCTGTTATCCAAGAAGATGAAGTAATTTTGACGCGCGATCGCATGGCGAAAACTCCCCCAGACCTAGTTTTTACCAGCACAGAAATGCTCAATCGGTCTATGGGAGACTCCCGTTACGGTCATGTATTTGGCATCGCGGCGGCGAAAAAGCCTCAGCTAGTTTTGTTGGATGAAGTGCATACTTATACAGGTATCCACGGCGCACAAGTTGCTTACCTGCTGCGGCGTTGGCAGAAAATCATTAACAAGAAAGTCCAATTTACCGGACTTTCAGCAACTCTACAAAGTGCAGCAGAATTTTTCAGTCAACTCACAGGTTTAAACCCTGGTTCAGTGGAGGAAATTTCTCCTGGTGAAGACCAAATTGCTGAGGGGATGGAGTATCAATTAGTTCTTAGAGGCGACCCAGTATCAGGGACAAGTCTTTTATCTACCAGCATCCAAACGGCGATGCTGCTGCGGCGCGTACTCGACCCATCTGAAGACCCCCCTAGCAGAGGTTTCTATGGTTCCCGTGTTTTCGCTTTCACTGATGACTTAGATGTTACCAATCGCTTATTCCACAACCTTTTGGATGCCGAAGGTCGAGACAGTTGGGGTCGTCCCTTGCGAGGACGACAACCATTAGCAGCATTGCGATCGCATAGTGCAACTGATGGTAGAGAAAGGCTGATTGCCGCACAATCCTGGCTATTGTGTGAAGAAATCGGTCACGGTTTGCAACTGCCTTTAAGCATTGGGCGCACCAGTTCCCAAGATACCGGAGTTACGCCAAATGCAGATGTGATTGTGGCTACTGCATCTCTGGAAGTGGGATTTAACGACCCAGAAGTTGGAGGTGTCATCCAGCACAAAGCACCGCGAGATATGGCATCTTTCTTGCAAAGGAAGGGACGGGCGGGACGACGCAGAACTATGCGACCTTGGACAGTGGTTGTGCTTTCTGATTACGGACGGGACAGAATCGCCTATCAAGGCTACGATATGCTGTTTAATCCGGTTTTAGAAAAGCGATCGCTTCCCATCGCCAACCGCTATGTTATCCGCATTCAAGCAGTTTTCGCCTTTATGGATTGGGTTGGACAGCAATTAGCTGCAACTAGAGGAAGTGTCTGGAGAGACTTTGCTACTACTGATTTATACTTAATTAACCGTCAGCGACTAGAAATAAAACTGATCAAAAACATCCTGGAAACAGAAGCAGGACAACGCAACTTAGAAACATATCTGCAATCAGCACTACACCTTACCAAAGATGAAGTCGAAGCAGTTCTTTGGGAACCACCCAGGTCATTAATGATGGCGGTACTTCCGACTTTGCTACGGCGTTTAGAGTCTGGTTGGAAGCGCCTTCCGATTCAGCAAGATGAATCAGACAAAGACTATCAAACCCGTGACCCCTTACCTGATTTTGTTCCCCCGAACTTATTTAGTGACCTGCTGTTGCCAGAAGTAACGATTACTACACCACCACAAACGCACCACAGTGAGCCAGATGTTAATTCTATGCCAATTGTCCAAGCCCTGAAAACCTTTACCCCAGGCAGGGCGACGCGCCGTTTTGGGGTGCAGCATATTTATGCAACCCACTGGATTGCTCCGTCAGATTTGCAACAAAGAGAACAAGAATTCCCCGTAGAAGATTATTGTGCTGAGTTTGAAGAAGCAGGGTATTTTCAATTGTGGCAAGATAGGCAAATTGTAGATATTCGCTGCATTCGCCCTTGGGCAATTAATCCTACCCAAGTTCCTGCCGATATTTCAATTACCTCTAACGCCCAATTGGAATGGCGCAGTCAAATCATACCACCCGACTTAGGAATAAAACTCGAACTGCCTCAAGGTTCTCCCTGGTGCAAAATTATCACAGAAGTTTGTTGCTTTACTCACACTCAACAATCGCCCCTTGAAGTGCGGCGGTTTGCGATCGCATCCCATGCTAACATCCGCTTCGACAATGGGCAGGAACTTGATACAACAATTCGCTTCACCCAGAAACAGGATGGTAGTTCGGCGGCTGTGGGATTTGCCCAATCTGTTGACGGTCTAGTATTTCGCTTTCGGATTCCGCCTAATTTTACTATTAGTCCCAGCGATGCCAATCAAGAGAAAATTCGGGGGTTTCGCACGGCATATTTCCGCTATCGGGTATTGACAGATGACAGATTGTGTGAATTAACAAATGTCTTTCAACGGGAATGGCTTTATCAAATTTATATATCGATGCTTACCGACCACGCATTGACAGCCAAAATCTCCCTACTTGAAGCTTTTGAGGCGCTTTTGGGTGAAAATATGGGTCAAGAAATGGCAAGGGTTCTGGACAATATCTTCCAAACATTGAATGTTGAGGAAACTTTACTAGAAGAAGGGGAATCTGCACCGGAACAAATTCAGGGACGGCAGAGGGTACATGATAGATTGCTGGCACTTGGCAACGCAGATATCATCCAAACTATATTAAATGACCTGGCACCGATTCTCTGGTCAGAACCTGATGAGGAGTGGCATTCTTGGGCAGCTTTACGTTTTAAAGCGACCTTGGGAGGTGCGCTGCTGGATGCTTGCGGACAATTGTGTCCTCATTTTGACTTGGGCGACCTGATTTTAGATATCGATCCTGGCCCGCGTCCACCAGATGCACCTGCTATTTCCGAGGGAGTAGAAGAAATTTGGATAACTGAATCTACGATTGGTGGCGGTGGGGTGATTGAGGAAATCTTGCGGCGCTATGCTGCTGACCCGGCGAATTTTTTTCCGCTTGGCGGGGAGTGCATTGTCACCTGCGGATTTTGAGATTGTGGACTCGGAATTGACGCGGTTACTGGAGTTAACTCAAACTAGTGCAGATGTTGTCGATGCAATGGCAGATGTGCGGTTCGCCGCAGGATATGGTGAATTAGGCGTTGCATAATGAGAATATGAATTAGGGTGAATCTTCATGGA encodes the following:
- the dpdJ gene encoding protein DpdJ, which codes for MIVCAGTGTGKTLSFYLPALAHIAALLKKDEYWSKGLAIYPRNELLKDQFSETYQEARRLDAVLKAEGKRKILIGAFFGLTPRSATLDRVQDKWEAESGGFTCPYLRCPRCEGALSWRRADVEAGREKLSCLNPSCGAVIQEDEVILTRDRMAKTPPDLVFTSTEMLNRSMGDSRYGHVFGIAAAKKPQLVLLDEVHTYTGIHGAQVAYLLRRWQKIINKKVQFTGLSATLQSAAEFFSQLTGLNPGSVEEISPGEDQIAEGMEYQLVLRGDPVSGTSLLSTSIQTAMLLRRVLDPSEDPPSRGFYGSRVFAFTDDLDVTNRLFHNLLDAEGRDSWGRPLRGRQPLAALRSHSATDGRERLIAAQSWLLCEEIGHGLQLPLSIGRTSSQDTGVTPNADVIVATASLEVGFNDPEVGGVIQHKAPRDMASFLQRKGRAGRRRTMRPWTVVVLSDYGRDRIAYQGYDMLFNPVLEKRSLPIANRYVIRIQAVFAFMDWVGQQLAATRGSVWRDFATTDLYLINRQRLEIKLIKNILETEAGQRNLETYLQSALHLTKDEVEAVLWEPPRSLMMAVLPTLLRRLESGWKRLPIQQDESDKDYQTRDPLPDFVPPNLFSDLLLPEVTITTPPQTHHSEPDVNSMPIVQALKTFTPGRATRRFGVQHIYATHWIAPSDLQQREQEFPVEDYCAEFEEAGYFQLWQDRQIVDIRCIRPWAINPTQVPADISITSNAQLEWRSQIIPPDLGIKLELPQGSPWCKIITEVCCFTHTQQSPLEVRRFAIASHANIRFDNGQELDTTIRFTQKQDGSSAAVGFAQSVDGLVFRFRIPPNFTISPSDANQEKIRGFRTAYFRYRVLTDDRLCELTNVFQREWLYQIYISMLTDHALTAKISLLEAFEALLGENMGQEMARVLDNIFQTLNVEETLLEEGESAPEQIQGRQRVHDRLLALGNADIIQTILNDLAPILWSEPDEEWHSWAALRFKATLGGALLDACGQLCPHFDLGDLILDIDPGPRPPDAPAISEGVEEIWITESTIGGGGVIEEILRRYAADPANFFPLGGECIVTCGF